The following DNA comes from Camelina sativa cultivar DH55 chromosome 14, Cs, whole genome shotgun sequence.
gaagagagaagattcaagaaacCATGATCAGATCTTGTCTAGTGACACTCTTGAGAAGCTCTTTATGGGTTATTGTAAATCAAGACCTCGATCACcgcctcttctctctctctctggtctGCTGCTACGTCTCTCTACTCTCTATTATTTGTGCTCCCTAACACAGACGACGACGATGAATGGGACCACCCAAATACGTATGCCCATGTCTGAGAGTATGGGCAATTtgcatatattataataatatacttttttaaaaaaagcttAATTTGGATAAAAGACAAATCTCACACACACTAATCAAAGAACAGGGTCGGCTTCGCCGGTAACATTTTTTCTTGCTAAAACAGTAAGGGAAGAAGATATGAGAtacttaaaattataaaaaaaagcttGGCACCTTTTGGGATtccacaaaatcaaaaacaaaaaaaaagagtttttttttatggaattttagttaagatatttttttaattttcacagATGTGACTAACAAGACTGTATAATGaggaaaaaaaggaacaaactgAAACTTTTTTAAATCAGACTGAAGAGAATCATACAAAGGATAAAgaggaaaagtaaaaaagattattaatataaaaacaagaaagaaagagagagagaaaagatgaGGGAGGAGGGAGGGGGGCAGTTGTTTAATGAAGGCAGTAACCAGAAGTGGAAAGTTGTGTGTTTGGGGAAGACGACAAGGGATCGTCTTATGGGCTTCACGTTTTCTCGGCTTTTTGCGTTTTGTAATCTGCTTCTCTTATTATTAACTTCATtgtttggactttccttttttgtatttgtttttttttttttatcaatttccaAATTAACTAATCTGATCTTAATTAAAGTGGAAAcccttttttgtgttttcttaattaggtcattaaatatataataacaaatagaAACTGAAAACTCCCTCAAAATTATCACCGAACCACGCTCCCATGTCTTCCTTTTAGGTATTTGCTTCCATCctataaactttaattttttgttcACCAAGTTTTTGCAGTAGACGCTGCAAATTTTAGTTCAAGATTGTCTAAGATGATCatgtccaaaaaaaaggaatcgaCAACGTCTCATCCAGACAGCGCAACTTCGCTTAGATTTCGTGGCACANTTTTCCTGACACagatacaagaaaacaaaaattaagtgCAAAACTTCTGCTAAGGAGACAACACAAAAGCATTCTTCACCAATAATACAAGAAAATGCATAAGGATAAACTTGAAACACTAAGAAACAATTAAGAATTTCAAAGCAAAAAGAGGCATGTAGTACTAGAGTAACTCCATCGAGAAAGTCTGCCTAGCTAAACCCAAAAACAGGATACAACAGGTGCAGGGATCATCCTGCTATATTCCACTGTTCAATGATTTACCATTCTCAAAGCAACTAAACCAACTTAATTATGATGTGTAAGGACATAGCTAAGGAGTCAAATTCCATGAACACTACCAATCTTAAGTCATCCTACAACCCAAAATCAACAAGATGTCGACACAAATGGTAATTGATACTCAAACTCAACAGGGACCATCAAGTTGACAAATACTAACAATAACGAGGATCAGAGCAAAATCTGCCTTTCAACATCCAAAACAGAGATAATACATAAAGTAGACTTTAATATAAACTCTTGGGTGTCTCTATAGCTATACCTTTCGGAAAGGAGTAATAAAGTCCCACAGCGAAAGCAATCGTAAAAGTGAAGAGAGCTAAGAGGATGGGATTAATTGGATGCTTCTTCTCATAAATGATCACAGACTACAAAAATCTGagtaaaaaacacacacatcaaGCCAGATCAAAAAGAGACCtacaaaaaaaacctttattcaccaaaataaaataaaatacggACTGTATTGATGACAAGAGAGAAATAGctttaactaaaattaagtAAGGACTAATCACAAAACGCAACCCCGAGAAGAGCTTACAGAGTAAGAAGAGTGAGTCTAGTTGCTGCTAAGCTCTAAGCACAAAACAATCGAAGAAAGAAGcttcctttatatataaaaataaataaataaagaaaggaGGAAGCTTGGGGAAAGGGAAAGTAGCTACctttaagaaagaagagagaagaagaagaagagagaagattcaagaaacCATGATCAGATCTTGTCTAGTGACACTCTTGAGAAGCTCTTTATGGGTTATTGTAAATCAAGACCTCGATCACcgcctcttctctctctctctggtctGCTGCTACGTCTCTCTACTCTCTATTATTTGTGCTCCCTAACACAGACGACGACGATGAATGGGACCACCCAAATACGTATGCCCATGTCTGAGAGTATGGGCAATTtgcatatattataataatatacttttttaaaaaaagcttAATTTGGATAAAAGACAAATCTCACACACACTAATCAAAGAACAGGGTCGGCTTCGCCGGTAACATTTTTTCTTGCTAAAACAGTAAGGGAAGAAGATATGAGAtacttaaaattataaaaaaaagcttGGCACCTTTTGGGATtccacaaaatcaaaaacaaaaaaaaagagtttttttttatggaattttagttaagatatttttttaattttcacagATGTGACTAACAAGACTGTATAATGaggaaaaaaaggaacaaactgAAACTTTTTTAAATCAGACTGAAGAGAATCATACAAAGGATAAAgaggaaaagtaaaaaagattattaatataaaaacaagaaagaaagagagagagaaaagatgaGGGAGGAGGGAGGGGGGCAGTTGTTTAATGAAGGCAGTAACCAGAAGTGGAAAGTTGTGTGTTTGGGGAAGACGACAAGGGATCGTCTTATGGGCTTCACGTTTTCTCGGCTTTTTGCGTTTTGTAATCTGCTTCTCTTATTATTAACTTCATtgtttggactttccttttttgtatttgtttttttttttttatcaatttccaAATTAACTAATCTGATCTTAATTAAAGTGGAAAcccttttttgtgttttcttaattaggtcattaaatatataataacaaatagaAACTGAAAACTCCCTCAAAATTATCACCGAACCACGCTCCCATGTCTTCCTTTTAGGTATTTGCTTCCATCctataaactttaattttttgttcACCAAGTTTTTGCAGTAGACGCTGCAAATTTTAGTTCAAGATTGTCTAAGATGATCatgtccaaaaaaaaggaatcgaCAACGTCTCATCCAGACAGCGCAACTTCGCTTAGATTTCGTGGCACAGCTATGTTGGACCAAAAAAGTGTCTTCATAATGCAAATGTCCTCCTACCAAATACATCCATGATCCATTAGACATAGTCACTGGCCCATGTTGCGTGTCTAGATTAACAAAATACTATCTTATACATCTCATTTCATTTCAGGAAGAACACTTGAggaacaaaacatatatgagTCTGATGAGGGGTGATAGCTAGTACTAGTAGGAAAGGTGTTTATGGCCTAGAACGCTCCAATCCTTGCTGATTCGTTGGTCTGGAACTTTAAGacatttgttttgaatttgaacTCTAAAAACAACTGTCCGGTACGTACCATGTGTTactgtgttttctttgtttaccaTGCACGTACCAAGAGTTAAAGAAGAGTCCATTAGTGTATtagacattttttaaaaagtaattggAAAAATAGGcagtttttgttaaaaatttgaagaatAGACACTTTTTAGCTTTTTGACATAGAGAATTTATGAGAAaaagtaaaagacaaaaaaaatagaaagactAATATACCCATGATTATTTATCATAAAAGAGAAAGTTTATTTGTAATCCCAATTTTAGAGGAAATGAGAGATAAAATTTTGTGTATGTGGGACCCAATTTTGAGGTATTggataaaaaaagttaatgttTCATGGTCCACTACTCCATTTAAATTAGGAATATTCtttcaaataacatcaaataatttttattttaaaatttagcactctaaaattttaaaaatagaatttagttttaaaatttaaccctaAACTTTAGATACTAAAATCTTATCCTCTAAAATCatacattaaatgtaaaataaagaacctaaacctaaaaaaaaNTTCAACATCCAAAACAGAGATAATACATAAAGTAGACTTTAATATAAACTCTTGGGTGTCTCTATAGCTATACCTTTCGGAAAGGAGTAATAAAGTCCCACAGCGAAAGCAATCGTAAAAGTGAAGAGAGCTAAGAGGATGGGATTAATTGGATGCTTCTTCTCATAAATGATCACAGACTACAAAAATCTGagtaaaaaacacacacatcaaGCCAGATCAAAAAGAGACCtacaaaaaaaacctttattcaccaaaataaaataaaatacggACTGTATTGATGACAAGAGAGAAATAGctttaactaaaattaagtAAGGACTAATCACAAAACGCAACCCCGAGAAGAGCTTACAGAGTAAGAAGAGTGAGTCTAGTTGCTGCTAAGCTCTAAGCACAAAACAATCGAAGAAAGAAGcttcctttatatataaaaataaataaataaagaaaggaGGAAGCTTGGGGAAAGGGAAAGTAGCTACctttaagaaagaagagagaagaagaagaagagagaagattcaagaaacCATGATCAGATCTTGTCTAGTGACACTCTTGAGAAGCTCTTTATGGGTTATTGTAAATCAAGACCTCGATCACcgcctcttctctctctctctggtctGCTGCTACGTCTCTCTACTCTCTATTATTTGTGCTCCCTAACACAGACGACGACGATGAATGGGACCACCCAAATACGTATGCCCATGTCTGAGAGTATGGGCAATTtgcatatattataataatatacttttttaaaaaaagcttAATTTGGATAAAAGACAAATCTCACACACACTAATCAAAGAACAGGGTCGGCTTCGCCGGTAACATTTTTTCTTGCTAAAACAGTAAGGGAAGAAGATATGAGAtacttaaaattataaaaaaaagcttGGCACCTTTTGGGATtccacaaaatcaaaaacaaaaaaaaagagtttttttttatggaattttagttaagatatttttttaattttcacagATGTGACTAACAAGACTGTATAATGaggaaaaaaaggaacaaactgAAACTTTTTTAAATCAGACTGAAGAGAATCATACAAAGGATAAAgaggaaaagtaaaaaagattattaatataaaaacaagaaagaaagagagagagaaaagatgaGGGAGGAGGGAGGGGGGCAGTTGTTTAATGAAGGCAGTAACCAGAAGTGGAAAGTTGTGTGTTTGGGGAAGACGACAAGGGATCGTCTTATGGGCTTCACGTTTTCTCGGCTTTTTGCGTTTTGTAATCTGCTTCTCTTATTATTAACTTCATtgtttggactttccttttttgtatttgtttttttttttttatcaatttccaAATTAACTAATCTGATCTTAATTAAAGTGGAAAcccttttttgtgttttcttaattaggtcattaaatatataataacaaatagaAACTGAAAACTCCCTCAAAATTATCACCGAACCACGCTCCCATGTCTTCCTTTTAGGTATTTGCTTCCATCctataaactttaattttttgttcACCAAGTTTTTGCAGTAGACGCTGCAAATTTTAGTTCAAGATTGTCTAAGATGATCatgtccaaaaaaaaggaatcgaCAACGTCTCATCCAGACAGCGCAACTTCGCTTAGATTTCGTGGCACAGCTATGTTGGACCAAAAAAGTGTCTTCATAATGCAAATGTCCTCCTACCAAATACATCCATGATCCATTAGACATAGTCACTGGCCCATGTTGCGTGTCTAGATTAACAAAATACTATCTTATACATCTCATTTCATTTCAGGAAGAACACTTGAggaacaaaacatatatgagTCTGATGAGGGGTGATAGCTAGTACTAGTAGGAAAGGTGTTTATGGCCTAGAACGCTCCAATCCTTGCTGATTCGTTGGTCTGGAACTTTAAGacatttgttttgaatttgaacTCTAAAAACAACTGTCCGGTACGTACCATGTGTTactgtgttttctttgtttaccaTGCACGTACCAAGAGTTAAAGAAGAGTCCATTAGTGTATtagacattttttaaaaagtaattggAAAAATAGGcagtttttgttaaaaatttgaagaatAGACACTTTTTAGCTTTTTGACATAGAGAATTTATGAGAAaaagtaaaagacaaaaaaaatagaaagactAATATACCCATGATTATTTATCATAAAAGAGAAAGTTTATTTGTAATCCCAATTTTAGAGGAAATGAGAGATAAAATTTTGTGTATGTGGGACCCAATTTTGAGGTATTggataaaaaaagttaatgttTCATGGTCCACTACTCCATTTAAATTAGGAATATTCtttcaaataacatcaaataatttttattttaaaatttagcactctaaaattttaaaaatagaatttagttttaaaatttaaccctaAACTTTAGATACTAAAATCTTATCCTCTAAAATCatacattaaatgtaaaataaagaacctaaacctaaaaaaaatatttccaaaaaatattttaagatattgtAATTTGTCACATAATGTTAATTTTGGTATACCATCTGAGTTAAGTGTACAATATGAGTTTAGTGTACAACTTGGGTTTGGTTTACCATATAGGTTTAGTATACCATCTGGTTTTAGTGTACAATGTAGGTTTCGTGTGCAATATGAGCCTGGTGTACCATTTGAGTCTAGTATACCATCTACGTCTGGTGTACCATCNGAGAGTATGGGCAATTtgcatatattataataatatacttttttaaaaaaagcttAATTTGGATAAAAGACAAATCTCACACACACTAATCAAAGAACAGGGTCGGCTTCGCCGGTAACATTTTTTCTTGCTAAAACAGTAAGGGAAGAAGATATGAGAtacttaaaattataaaaaaaagcttGGCACCTTTTGGGATtccacaaaatcaaaaacaaaaaaaaagagtttttttttatggaattttagttaagatatttttttaattttcacagATGTGACTAACAAGACTGTATAATGaggaaaaaaaggaacaaactgAAACTTTTTTAAATCAGACTGAAGAGAATCATACAAAGGATAAAgaggaaaagtaaaaaagattattaatataaaaacaagaaagaaagagagagagaaaagatgaGGGAGGAGGGAGGGGGGCAGTTGTTTAATGAAGGCAGTAACCAGAAGTGGAAAGTTGTGTGTTTGGGGAAGACGACAAGGGATCGTCTTATGGGCTTCACGTTTTCTCGGCTTTTTGCGTTTTGTAATCTGCTTCTCTTATTATTAACTTCATtgtttggactttccttttttgtatttgtttttttttttttatcaatttccaAATTAACTAATCTGATCTTAATTAAAGTGGAAAcccttttttgtgttttcttaattaggtcattaaatatataataacaaatagaAACTGAAAACTCCCTCAAAATTATCACCGAACCACGCTCCCATGTCTTCCTTTTAGGTATTTGCTTCCATCctataaactttaattttttgttcACCAAGTTTTTGCAGTAGACGCTGCAAATTTTAGTTCAAGATTGTCTAAGATGATCatgtccaaaaaaaaggaatcgaCAACGTCTCATCCAGACAGCGCAACTTCGCTTAGATTTCGTGGCACAGCTATGTTGGACCAAAAAAGTGTCTTCATAATGCAAATGTCCTCCTACCAAATACATCCATGATCCATTAGACATAGTCACTGGCCCATGTTGCGTGTCTAGATTAACAAAATACTATCTTATACATCTCATTTCATTTCAGGAAGAACACTTGAggaacaaaacatatatgagTCTGATGAGGGGTGATAGCTAGTACTAGTAGGAAAGGTGTTTATGGCCTAGAACGCTCCAATCCTTGCTGATTCGTTGGTCTGGAACTTTAAGacatttgttttgaatttgaacTCTAAAAACAACTGTCCGGTACGTACCATGTGTTactgtgttttctttgtttaccaTGCACGTACCAAGAGTTAAAGAAGAGTCCATTAGTGTATtagacattttttaaaaagtaattggAAAAATAGGcagtttttgttaaaaatttgaagaatAGACACTTTTTAGCTTTTTGACATAGAGAATTTATGAGAAaaagtaaaagacaaaaaaaatagaaagactAATATACCCATGATTATTTATCATAAAAGAGAAAGTTTATTTGTAATCCCAATTTTAGAGGAAATGAGAGATAAAATTTTGTGTATGTGGGACCCAATTTTGAGGTATTggataaaaaaagttaatgttTCATGGTCCACTACTCCATTTAAATTAGGAATATTCtttcaaataacatcaaataatttttattttaaaatttagcactctaaaattttaaaaatagaatttagttttaaaatttaaccctaAACTTTAGATACTAAAATCTTATCCTCTAAAATCatacattaaatgtaaaataaagaacctaaacctaaaaaaaatatttccaaaaaatattttaagatattgtAATTTGTCACATAATGTTAATTTTGGTATACCATCTGAGTTAAGTGTACAATATGAGTTTAGTGTACAACTTGGGTTTGGTTTACCATATAGGTTTAGTATACCATCTGGTTTTAGTGTACAATGTAGGTTTCGTGTGCAATATGAGCCTGGTGTACCATTTGAGTCTAGTATACCATCTAcgtctggtgtaccatctgacTTTGGTGTACTATCGGACTCTAGTGTACCATCGGACTCTGGTGTACCATTGGACTCTGATGTACCATTGGActctggtgtaccatctgggtCTAGTGTATCATATGAATCTGGTGTATCATCTAGctttggtgtaccatctgaatcTGGAGTATCATTTGGTTATGGTGTACCATATTTGGTGTACCATTTACGTTTGGTGTATCATATAGGTCTAGTGTACTATCTGGCTATGGTGTACCATCTGACTCTGGTATACTATTTGACTCTAGTGTACTATCTGggtctggtgtaccatctgaatcTGGTGTACCATTTAgatctggtgtaccatctgaatcTGATGTATCATCTAGATCTAATATACCATATGGATTTAGTTTACCATCTAGGTTTAGTGTATCATTTAGATTTGGTTTATCATCTAAGTTTGGTGTACCATATCGGTTTAGTGTACTCTctaattaatatttcaaaatgaaaACCCTACAATCTATATATCAAACCATATCccttcaaaactataccctaaatatataatagagaacccaaacataaaaaaaatttaaaaactaacttaaaaaattgtaatgtgTGAAATACTGTAATTCTGGTGTACAATCTGGGTTGGGTGTACCATCTGAGTTTAATGTACTATATGAGTTTGGTGTAGCATCTGTGTTTGGTGTACCatctaaataaattttcaaaactaaaccaCGCAatctaaatactaaaccttaTTTCTTCAAAACTataacctaaatataaaataaagaattcaaaactaaaaaaaaaaaaaaaatttgggaagtttatgaaatttctaaaaattaatttaaaatattgtaatgtgtttaataatgatattttggGAAGTTTATGAAATGTGTGATATAATTATCTATAATACATGTTTTAGTGTTGTTTATGATAAATCAATCACACatctaaaattcaaaacacataaatccattaaaaaaggatttattcatttataaagatattttttttttatttagattattattttggtcatgtctaaaaaaataaaatgtataaaattcatcaattattaaaacatacaTTTGTTATTGAGTTGATTTTTATTAGGTTcagttataaaataaatttgtctttatgcaaatttatctttatgtggatacataaaaaaataaacaaaaggttaaaaatgtcattttctaaATAAACTTTTCTGCTTCTCTAATAAACTTTCCATTAGAGAGGAAAGTGTAAAGATTGGCTTCTAAATGTAAAGATTGGCTTCTAAATGTCTActtttcaaattatttgttgaaaATGTGTCTATTTTACCAGTTAAGTCAGTAAAGAAATGGTTGTTTACACAAAGTCCTTGTAgacacacagaaaaaaaaaactgtaaaaaaaacaacGTAACGAGAACAGTTAAATCTGTTAAGAAGCCAATCTTTACAGTTTACAGTAACAACAAATACATGTCAATGGTTACTTATGAATTATATTAAGAAGCAGAAAAGATGATCGAAAACACACTCTTTGTTGTAAGTAACTTTTTGCAAAGACtgatcatctcttcttcagttTGATGGAACCATGCACACCAGAAGACAAGGAAAAAACTGGaatgttctttttttaaatatataatgaatcaGTCTCTACGACTCTGCAAAGCATCCTCGAGATCAAGTTCTAACCCAACACGATTCCTTATAGACGCAGCTGCGTGACAAGACGATGTCATTTTACATACCCTCTCCAGTTCTTTAAACCTCTCACAGTCAAACTTGTGAATCTTCAACAACTTCCTCTGCCTCGACAAGAACAGTCTCTTCATGAAATCCTGATATGTGGGATCTCTCGACGTCATCAAGAAGTAAGCATAACCGACGATGATACCAGTGGCTGTAGCGAAGAAAGTGATTGGTTCCATCACATCCCATGAGAATTCCCAAAAAGTTAATCTAAAAAAGAGCCCAATTTGAACCATGGAAGTAGCCAAACCACACCAAAGAATCTTCCTCACTTGTCTATGAGCAAGAACATCAATCTCCTCTTTCATGATTCTCAGCTTATTGAATTCGTCTTTGATTTGATCCTCCTCTGGGTTCTGATCCAAAGGCATCGCTCGTCTAATCAGATCCACCacctaaaagtttttttaaaaaaagtccaGATTTTTAGACAAATCAAGaagaacagagcaaaaacagagtaaagttttgttctttttgttagACCTTGTCTGGGTGAAGAAAGACTTTATCACGAAAGA
Coding sequences within:
- the LOC104739553 gene encoding calcium uniporter protein 6, mitochondrial — its product is MWSMGLIRRTAMSSAIRASSSQRTWLVHQGGSRSCVTVNTPSSSKEEEKKMENRDVTIAEAKKLMRLVNVEDMKKKLIGMGDRDVVSYTSLLEASQGMGIARSPDEAHIFARVLDDAGVVLIFRDKVFLHPDKVVDLIRRAMPLDQNPEEDQIKDEFNKLRIMKEEIDVLAHRQVRKILWCGLATSMVQIGLFFRLTFWEFSWDVMEPITFFATATGIIVGYAYFLMTSRDPTYQDFMKRLFLSRQRKLLKIHKFDCERFKELERVCKMTSSCHAAASIRNRVGLELDLEDALQSRRD